Proteins encoded within one genomic window of Coleofasciculus chthonoplastes PCC 7420:
- a CDS encoding chorismate--pyruvate lyase family protein has protein sequence MSQVIANEHLMRDDLQQSLERHHINPATLSTFQRILLTTDGTLTDILEAYLFEQIQVVKISQNLIPIPKSLPIMELVEGTDVIDRRILLQGRISRKNYIYAESILVPERLDDNFRHELFKTKTPIGKIWLEQKVETFKEILDSAKEPAQDLAKYFTIEPSDNLLSRTYRVFTNGKPVMMITEKFPESYFINSV, from the coding sequence ATGAGCCAAGTGATAGCCAACGAACACCTAATGCGAGACGATTTACAACAGTCTCTAGAGCGTCATCATATCAATCCCGCTACATTGAGTACGTTTCAGCGAATTTTGCTAACCACCGATGGCACGTTAACTGATATTCTGGAAGCGTATCTGTTTGAACAGATCCAGGTTGTCAAAATCTCCCAAAATCTTATCCCCATTCCCAAATCACTTCCGATTATGGAATTAGTGGAGGGGACGGACGTGATTGATAGACGCATCTTACTGCAAGGACGCATCAGTCGTAAAAACTATATTTACGCGGAATCCATCTTGGTTCCCGAACGCCTGGATGATAATTTTAGACATGAATTGTTTAAAACCAAAACCCCCATTGGTAAGATTTGGTTGGAGCAAAAGGTGGAAACCTTCAAAGAAATTTTGGATTCTGCAAAAGAACCAGCTCAGGATTTAGCCAAGTATTTTACAATTGAACCGAGTGACAATCTCCTCTCTCGTACCTATCGGGTATTTACCAATGGCAAACCTGTAATGATGATTACAGAAAAGTTTCCGGAGAGCTATTTTATCAACAGTGTGTGA
- a CDS encoding MBL fold metallo-hydrolase, which translates to MNWKIGNVSITPVIELDLSVDESFSLPDATPENLAPDFDWLQPHFVEPDGKLKFRVQALLVESSGHKIIIDTCVGNDKQRSEPVFNQLNQPFIEDIAKSGFQREQVDIVVCTHLHYDHIGWNTMNVNGEWIPTFPNARYLITQPEFDYCRNQKDDFWAKAFGDSVAPIFAAGLVDLVDSNYQITPELQLIPTPGHTPGHSSVAISSQGQNVMITGDIMHHPCQCMHPEWECVADTFPQQAETTRREFLNHVSDTDILVIGTHWSAAKPVRIRQYKTAWKVQID; encoded by the coding sequence ATGAATTGGAAAATAGGCAATGTTTCCATTACCCCAGTAATTGAACTGGATTTATCAGTAGACGAATCATTTAGCCTCCCCGATGCGACACCAGAAAACTTAGCCCCCGACTTCGACTGGCTCCAACCCCATTTTGTTGAGCCAGACGGTAAGCTCAAATTTAGAGTTCAGGCACTTCTAGTTGAATCATCAGGGCATAAAATTATTATTGATACCTGTGTGGGGAATGATAAACAACGCTCAGAGCCAGTATTTAACCAACTCAATCAACCGTTTATTGAAGATATAGCGAAATCTGGTTTCCAGCGTGAACAAGTGGATATCGTCGTCTGTACCCACTTGCACTATGATCATATCGGTTGGAATACGATGAACGTTAACGGAGAATGGATACCCACATTTCCCAATGCTCGCTATCTAATTACCCAGCCTGAATTTGACTATTGTCGGAATCAAAAGGACGATTTCTGGGCAAAAGCCTTTGGGGATTCTGTCGCACCCATCTTTGCCGCCGGATTGGTAGACTTAGTGGATTCTAATTATCAAATTACCCCAGAATTGCAACTAATCCCAACACCCGGTCATACTCCTGGACATTCTAGCGTCGCCATTTCCTCCCAAGGACAGAACGTTATGATTACAGGAGATATTATGCACCATCCCTGTCAATGTATGCACCCAGAATGGGAATGTGTTGCCGATACCTTTCCCCAGCAAGCCGAGACAACTCGACGAGAATTTCTCAACCATGTCAGCGACACAGATATTCTCGTTATTGGTACTCATTGGAGCGCTGCCAAACCTGTTAGAATTAGGCAATATAAAACAGCGTGGAAAGTACAAATTGATTAA
- a CDS encoding Uma2 family endonuclease: MTTVTTQPKITWEKLPDDFPLPDDPVDNIDQPTLAAALSDSLEQTGRLQETMLVATNYGVCARLDGKIVVKAPDWMYVPRINVSQEIVRRSYTPHLQGDIPGIVIEFLSDTEGSEYSSKPTYPPGKWYFYEQVLRVPQYGIFEPEEGVLEMYQLNDAGHYVLQPPQQNRYWVEALGLFLGVWQGRKGNRQGYWLRWWDESGQLVPWGVELVEQERLRVQALIEQLRAAGIEPEV, from the coding sequence ATGACAACGGTTACAACTCAGCCGAAAATTACCTGGGAGAAGCTACCCGATGATTTTCCCTTACCTGATGATCCTGTGGACAATATTGATCAGCCGACATTAGCCGCCGCACTCAGCGACAGTTTAGAACAAACCGGGCGATTGCAAGAAACGATGCTCGTCGCCACAAATTACGGTGTCTGCGCTCGGTTAGATGGCAAGATTGTGGTTAAAGCTCCCGATTGGATGTATGTACCTCGGATTAATGTATCCCAAGAGATTGTCCGCCGCAGTTATACGCCACACCTGCAAGGGGATATTCCAGGAATTGTCATTGAATTTCTCTCCGATACAGAAGGCAGTGAATATTCGAGCAAGCCGACTTATCCTCCAGGGAAATGGTATTTTTATGAGCAAGTGTTGCGAGTTCCCCAATATGGGATTTTTGAACCTGAAGAAGGTGTGCTGGAAATGTATCAGCTCAATGATGCTGGACATTATGTCTTGCAGCCGCCACAACAGAACCGCTATTGGGTAGAAGCACTGGGTTTATTTTTAGGTGTGTGGCAAGGAAGGAAGGGAAACCGTCAGGGGTATTGGTTGCGGTGGTGGGATGAATCTGGGCAACTTGTACCCTGGGGGGTAGAATTGGTTGAACAAGAACGACTTCGAGTTCAAGCCTTGATTGAACAGTTACGAGCGGCTGGAATTGAGCCAGAGGTTTGA
- a CDS encoding S-layer homology domain-containing protein, giving the protein MGYAIAMSPPSPPEPPSPLDLDEWIAILVTLTTIGGIFYWAMGKEQKQQILQDLGFSPPSPQPDSTPESPPPTKPTPTTPELSESERISRQEAEVKGNRDAGKQGRMKADSTPPTHQEPSSPTPTTPTPSVEFSDVPDEFWAKNAIATLAKRNIVVGFPEGEFKPQRFATRGELAVMLQQVFKPKSKQRAIAFKDLPPNYWGDAAIKAVAKAGIIIGYPDHKFRPNQPITRAEALVVLAKALNLKPPSEPSKTLQKYADSNKIPDYAIANVAAAVKAGLVTGYPRGNLLNPNKPATRAELAAMLHQAKFLTVSIR; this is encoded by the coding sequence ATGGGTTACGCGATCGCTATGTCCCCTCCCTCTCCGCCAGAACCCCCATCTCCTCTCGATTTGGATGAGTGGATTGCGATTCTTGTGACATTGACAACGATTGGCGGTATTTTCTATTGGGCGATGGGTAAAGAACAAAAGCAGCAAATTCTGCAAGATTTGGGGTTTTCCCCGCCTTCGCCTCAACCTGACTCCACGCCGGAATCTCCGCCACCCACTAAACCCACGCCGACGACTCCTGAGTTATCGGAGTCTGAGAGAATATCTCGCCAGGAGGCTGAGGTAAAGGGAAACAGGGATGCAGGAAAGCAAGGGAGAATGAAAGCTGATTCAACACCTCCAACACATCAGGAACCCTCATCTCCAACGCCAACTACACCCACTCCCTCAGTAGAATTTTCAGATGTACCCGATGAATTTTGGGCAAAAAATGCGATCGCAACTTTGGCAAAGCGGAATATTGTGGTGGGTTTCCCTGAGGGTGAGTTTAAACCGCAGCGATTTGCTACCCGTGGCGAGTTAGCGGTGATGTTACAGCAGGTATTTAAGCCCAAATCCAAGCAACGTGCGATCGCATTTAAGGATTTACCGCCAAATTACTGGGGTGATGCAGCAATTAAGGCGGTGGCTAAAGCGGGAATTATTATTGGATACCCGGATCATAAATTTCGTCCCAATCAACCCATTACCCGTGCAGAAGCCTTAGTGGTTTTGGCTAAAGCCCTGAACCTGAAACCCCCATCCGAACCCAGTAAAACTTTACAAAAGTACGCAGATAGTAACAAAATACCCGATTACGCGATCGCCAACGTTGCGGCGGCGGTAAAAGCGGGTTTAGTCACTGGCTATCCTCGAGGAAATTTGCTCAATCCCAATAAACCAGCTACCCGTGCTGAACTTGCGGCGATGCTTCATCAAGCGAAATTTTTAACAGTTTCTATCCGTTGA
- a CDS encoding SDR family oxidoreductase, translating into MDLGLKNRVALVCASSQGLGKAIAKSLAQEGAIVALCSRNPKTLEDTRQTLAAETQGKIIGVVADLSVKSDIERLLETVQTQLGAIDILVNNTGNPPAGCLSQLKDADWNNAYQLVLMSAIRLIKGVVSGMSDRGWGRVINIATSAVEQPRGDLLISTTFRAGLAAFSRAIAAELAEHNVLIHTVCPGVIATGAMLNLAENMAAATEISVETARDQLAFGVPMARMGTPAEVAALVTCLASDQLSYMTGQTITIDGGKLTVPLKSAYAEASRNLSQE; encoded by the coding sequence ATGGATCTGGGATTAAAGAATCGGGTAGCCTTAGTTTGTGCCAGTAGCCAAGGATTAGGAAAAGCGATCGCGAAATCTCTAGCTCAAGAAGGAGCAATTGTCGCTCTATGCAGTCGCAACCCGAAAACCCTGGAAGACACTCGTCAAACCTTAGCCGCTGAAACTCAGGGCAAGATTATCGGTGTCGTTGCCGATTTGAGTGTGAAGTCGGATATAGAACGACTTCTGGAAACCGTACAAACTCAACTCGGTGCGATCGATATCTTAGTAAATAATACAGGCAACCCACCCGCTGGTTGTCTTTCCCAATTAAAGGATGCCGATTGGAATAATGCCTATCAGCTTGTCTTGATGAGTGCGATTCGACTGATCAAAGGAGTGGTATCCGGGATGAGCGATCGCGGTTGGGGGCGAGTCATTAATATCGCCACCAGCGCCGTCGAACAACCCAGAGGCGATCTGTTGATTTCCACAACCTTCCGAGCCGGATTAGCCGCTTTTAGTCGCGCGATCGCGGCAGAGTTGGCGGAACATAATGTGCTAATTCATACCGTTTGTCCGGGAGTAATTGCCACAGGTGCGATGTTGAACCTAGCCGAAAACATGGCGGCGGCGACAGAAATTTCGGTGGAAACTGCTAGAGATCAATTAGCATTTGGTGTTCCCATGGCACGGATGGGAACACCGGCAGAAGTCGCCGCTTTAGTGACGTGTTTGGCATCCGATCAACTCAGTTACATGACAGGACAAACCATTACCATCGATGGCGGAAAACTAACCGTTCCCCTCAAAAGTGCCTATGCAGAAGCTTCCCGAAACCTTTCTCAGGAATAA
- a CDS encoding class I SAM-dependent methyltransferase, which translates to MEHGTGIKELELLNIEWQLDHHFAKKQHRQQIVNDLQLKPGDWVLDLGCGAGLWSSMFAEKVKPNGRVIGVDIDSRWIEYGEQNLEQNPLKDMIEYRVDDLRNLSFAPETFDLVFISGCSPYLADIHAVLAQQKQITKKCGRIADRSWDDGMFIVHPISPYLSGKVMLAVAQAFEERTPEQYFDNYFGRKSHSIFRQTGFADISTTSYALQLLPPLSPAAKHYITGNAQLYTKIAAPYLSQAELNQWSGYFDPHSDTYILDRDDFYYGILEVLTVGTV; encoded by the coding sequence ATGGAACACGGTACAGGAATCAAAGAGCTAGAACTTCTCAATATTGAATGGCAACTGGATCACCATTTTGCCAAAAAACAACATCGCCAACAAATCGTTAATGATTTGCAGCTAAAACCAGGAGATTGGGTGCTAGACTTAGGCTGTGGGGCTGGGCTTTGGTCTTCTATGTTTGCCGAAAAAGTCAAACCCAATGGGCGAGTCATTGGTGTAGATATCGACTCACGCTGGATTGAGTATGGGGAGCAAAATCTAGAGCAGAACCCACTCAAAGACATGATTGAATATCGCGTTGACGATTTAAGGAATCTCTCCTTTGCCCCGGAAACCTTTGATTTAGTGTTTATCAGCGGTTGTTCCCCGTATTTAGCCGATATTCACGCCGTCTTAGCCCAGCAAAAACAAATCACAAAAAAATGCGGCAGAATTGCCGATCGCAGCTGGGATGATGGTATGTTTATTGTGCATCCGATTAGCCCTTATTTATCGGGCAAAGTTATGTTAGCCGTTGCCCAAGCCTTTGAAGAAAGAACCCCAGAACAGTATTTTGATAACTATTTTGGGCGAAAATCCCATAGTATTTTTCGACAGACTGGATTTGCCGACATTTCTACTACATCCTATGCCCTACAGCTACTGCCGCCGCTCTCGCCCGCTGCCAAGCATTACATCACAGGAAATGCCCAACTGTATACAAAAATTGCCGCCCCCTATCTTTCCCAGGCAGAGCTAAATCAATGGAGTGGATATTTTGACCCCCATTCTGACACCTATATCCTCGATCGCGATGATTTCTATTACGGCATATTGGAAGTCTTAACCGTCGGTACCGTTTAA
- a CDS encoding aspartate aminotransferase family protein: MPTILERYQQQFQNHRNLAQQANQIFPDGITSDGRYTEPFPIYIQQAQGSKKTGICGKELIDYWGGNGALLLGHNPPEIVAAVTQQIQNGTHYSACHSLEIEWANLVMELIPSAERVRFTNSGTEANLLAIRLARTYTGKKKLIRFVGHYHGWHDSVILGANETPESGISQSISDMTIVCPPNDIHAVEKWLQTDPDIAGIILEPTGACSGVIPTTGKFLSQLRELTQYYGVLLIFDEIITGFRIAPGGAQAYYQVMPDLTTLAKVLAGGLPGGAVVGKTEILNLISKREQAKLAQGKKVSHLGTFNANPLSAAAGIAMLKIVKTGEPQAQVEQLAKTLRRGLNDIIDQHHLDWVVYGKFSCIKFLIGHQVHHLKTADFDPYQWNFCQLMRRGNPELRQRLRQGLLLSGVDISLSSVTMTAHSAADIEQTIAAFAQTIDWMKADGLI, encoded by the coding sequence ATGCCAACCATCTTAGAACGATATCAACAGCAGTTTCAAAACCACAGAAACCTAGCACAACAGGCAAATCAGATCTTTCCTGATGGCATCACCAGTGATGGGCGCTATACCGAACCCTTCCCTATTTACATCCAACAAGCCCAAGGGTCAAAAAAAACGGGAATCTGTGGCAAAGAATTGATCGACTATTGGGGCGGAAATGGCGCATTATTGCTCGGACATAATCCCCCAGAAATTGTTGCCGCAGTAACCCAACAAATCCAAAACGGAACCCACTATAGCGCCTGTCATTCCCTGGAAATCGAATGGGCAAACTTGGTGATGGAATTAATCCCTTCCGCCGAACGAGTACGGTTTACTAATTCGGGAACGGAAGCCAATTTACTGGCAATTCGACTCGCACGCACCTACACTGGTAAAAAAAAGCTAATCAGATTTGTTGGACATTATCACGGGTGGCATGATTCCGTGATTTTAGGTGCAAATGAAACACCAGAATCGGGAATTTCTCAGAGTATTAGCGACATGACAATTGTTTGTCCACCCAACGATATTCATGCCGTGGAAAAATGGTTACAAACTGACCCCGATATTGCTGGTATTATTTTAGAACCCACAGGGGCTTGTTCTGGGGTAATTCCCACAACGGGTAAGTTTCTATCTCAGTTACGAGAACTCACCCAATATTATGGTGTACTATTAATTTTCGATGAAATTATCACCGGATTTCGGATTGCTCCCGGCGGTGCCCAAGCCTATTATCAGGTGATGCCAGATTTAACGACCTTGGCAAAGGTGTTGGCGGGGGGATTACCCGGAGGTGCGGTAGTGGGAAAAACGGAGATTTTAAACTTAATTTCTAAACGGGAACAGGCTAAACTAGCCCAAGGGAAAAAAGTCTCCCATTTAGGCACATTCAACGCCAACCCATTATCGGCAGCAGCGGGAATTGCTATGTTAAAAATTGTGAAAACGGGTGAACCTCAAGCCCAGGTTGAGCAACTTGCCAAAACCCTGCGTCGGGGGTTAAATGATATTATTGACCAACACCATCTTGATTGGGTGGTATATGGTAAATTTTCTTGTATCAAGTTCCTAATTGGACATCAGGTTCATCACCTGAAAACGGCTGATTTTGACCCGTATCAGTGGAATTTTTGCCAGTTAATGCGTCGGGGTAACCCAGAACTGCGTCAACGTTTGCGCCAGGGTTTGTTACTCTCTGGAGTCGATATTTCCCTAAGCAGTGTCACCATGACAGCCCATTCAGCCGCAGATATCGAACAAACCATTGCCGCATTTGCTCAGACAATTGACTGGATGAAAGCAGATGGTTTAATTTAA
- a CDS encoding class I SAM-dependent DNA methyltransferase: MIQDVFPQVPERPILYDWLYQKTTKDIEMYCRLTEGHESILECAVGTGRLAIPLAEKGRIVHGIDYSAAMLQKFKDKLSDIPETTRNRIHLYQADMRNFDLNQKFTFVFVPFGSFVYLLTIEDQKSCLNCLRRHLADGGTLVIDLPTWEEARDEKWLNNDPALMKVKQAINPETGNTTEMWSTFRFDSSTQIMEQDRHYRIYAHDGCLEREQVVLWKSRFFFLGEFQLLLETCGLKISQVYGDFQFGAYGHGSEVAVVVIKGT; the protein is encoded by the coding sequence ATGATCCAAGATGTCTTTCCCCAAGTGCCAGAACGCCCAATATTATATGATTGGTTGTACCAAAAAACGACTAAAGACATTGAAATGTATTGTCGTTTAACTGAAGGACATGAGTCTATCCTGGAATGTGCTGTAGGCACCGGTAGACTGGCAATTCCTTTAGCCGAAAAGGGGCGAATTGTCCATGGCATCGATTACTCTGCGGCGATGCTGCAAAAATTCAAAGATAAACTGTCCGATATCCCAGAAACAACCCGCAACCGAATACATTTATATCAGGCTGATATGCGGAATTTTGATTTAAATCAAAAATTTACTTTTGTATTTGTTCCCTTTGGCAGTTTTGTCTATCTCTTGACAATTGAAGACCAAAAATCATGCCTAAATTGCCTGCGGCGACATCTTGCCGATGGGGGTACGTTAGTGATTGATCTGCCCACCTGGGAAGAAGCACGAGATGAGAAGTGGTTGAATAATGATCCGGCGCTGATGAAAGTTAAACAGGCAATTAACCCAGAAACAGGAAACACAACGGAAATGTGGAGTACGTTTCGTTTCGACTCATCCACCCAGATTATGGAACAAGATAGACATTACCGAATTTATGCTCACGACGGCTGTTTAGAACGGGAACAAGTGGTATTATGGAAAAGTCGCTTTTTCTTCCTGGGTGAGTTCCAATTGTTACTAGAAACCTGTGGGTTGAAAATTTCCCAAGTTTACGGGGATTTTCAATTTGGGGCTTATGGACATGGTAGCGAGGTAGCCGTCGTTGTGATCAAAGGAACCTAA
- a CDS encoding iron-containing redox enzyme family protein translates to MKHNKISSLNHNNNIENWENLVKQVVSQQAWLASASCQELSSIQEATSAVRVAAYWYHFSVFAADFLCLALSLLQNHRNRSYVAQTVNEELGNGVPDQVHSVLLLEAYKKAGMDKNDILAYPTIELDQVLEPFRQRLLEAKNDYEIAGFFLGFELLAEHNISHVFECLQPDQCSREELRQTAYFQEHFQVEPEHIKRAITMGMNSCSDEHQIKSMLDTFHHSIAFWNRFWQVVHQDVLESNSFQLKPTVTRSRESVLATT, encoded by the coding sequence ATGAAGCATAATAAAATCTCGTCGTTGAACCACAATAACAACATAGAAAACTGGGAAAATCTAGTTAAGCAAGTTGTATCACAACAGGCTTGGCTTGCCAGTGCCTCTTGCCAAGAACTGTCTAGTATTCAAGAAGCAACATCGGCTGTGCGAGTCGCTGCCTATTGGTATCATTTCAGTGTTTTTGCCGCCGATTTTCTCTGTTTAGCCCTATCCTTGCTGCAAAATCATCGGAATCGCAGCTATGTCGCCCAAACCGTTAATGAAGAATTGGGGAATGGAGTGCCAGATCAGGTTCACTCGGTTCTACTGCTAGAGGCATATAAGAAAGCGGGTATGGATAAAAACGACATACTGGCTTATCCAACAATTGAACTGGATCAAGTTCTGGAACCCTTTAGACAACGACTACTCGAAGCCAAGAATGACTATGAGATTGCCGGATTTTTTCTCGGTTTCGAGCTTTTGGCGGAACACAATATCTCTCATGTATTTGAATGTTTGCAGCCTGATCAGTGTAGTCGGGAAGAATTACGACAGACTGCCTATTTCCAAGAACATTTCCAAGTTGAGCCGGAACACATTAAACGGGCGATAACTATGGGGATGAATTCCTGCTCTGACGAGCATCAGATTAAATCAATGCTTGACACTTTTCATCACAGCATTGCCTTCTGGAATCGTTTCTGGCAAGTCGTACACCAGGATGTTCTAGAGTCAAATAGTTTTCAACTCAAACCAACTGTTACCCGCTCCCGCGAGTCGGTACTCGCCACAACCTAA
- a CDS encoding Uma2 family endonuclease produces MTTVTTQPKITWEKLPDDFPLPDDPVDNIDQPTLAAALSDSLEQTGRLQETMLVATNYGVCARLDGKMVVKAPDWMYVPRINVSQEIVRRSYTPHLQGDIPGIVIEFLSDTEGSEYSIKPTYPPGKWYFYEQVLRVPQYGIFEPEEGVLEMYQLNDAGHYVLQPPQQNRYWVEALGLFLGVWQGRKGNRQGYWLRWWDESGQLVPWGVELVEQERLRAEQEQQRAEQERLRAEQEQQRAEQERLRAEQEQQRAEQERLRVQTLIAQLRAAGIEPEA; encoded by the coding sequence ATGACAACGGTTACAACTCAGCCGAAAATTACCTGGGAGAAGCTACCCGATGATTTTCCCTTACCCGATGATCCTGTGGATAATATTGATCAGCCGACATTAGCCGCCGCACTCAGCGACAGTTTAGAACAAACCGGGCGATTGCAAGAAACGATGCTCGTCGCCACAAATTACGGTGTCTGCGCTCGGTTAGATGGCAAGATGGTGGTAAAAGCTCCTGATTGGATGTATGTACCTCGGATTAATGTATCCCAAGAGATTGTCCGCCGCAGTTATACGCCACACCTGCAAGGGGATATTCCAGGAATTGTCATTGAATTTCTCTCCGATACAGAAGGCAGTGAATATTCGATTAAGCCGACTTATCCTCCAGGGAAATGGTATTTTTATGAGCAAGTGTTGCGAGTTCCCCAATATGGGATTTTTGAACCTGAAGAAGGTGTGCTGGAAATGTATCAGCTCAATGATGCTGGACATTATGTCTTGCAGCCGCCACAACAGAACCGCTATTGGGTAGAAGCACTGGGTTTATTTTTAGGTGTGTGGCAAGGAAGGAAGGGAAACCGTCAGGGGTATTGGTTGCGGTGGTGGGATGAATCGGGGCAACTTGTACCCTGGGGGGTAGAATTGGTTGAACAAGAACGACTTCGGGCTGAACAAGAGCAGCAACGAGCTGAACAAGAACGCCTTCGGGCTGAACAAGAGCAGCAACGGGCTGAACAAGAACGACTTCGAGCTGAACAAGAGCAGCAACGAGCTGAACAAGAACGACTTCGAGTTCAAACCTTGATCGCACAGTTACGAGCCGCTGGAATTGAGCCAGAGGCGTGA
- a CDS encoding phytanoyl-CoA dioxygenase family protein produces the protein MNLTQQSPLSNSILESNQPLSTSRPLSVEQVNQYHEDGFIIIPQFFESEEIEPLQRLLENDPDLNGYWTQRNTNKQGDNFRVSVWTELGNTLFGVIPRIARMVDATEALLGEPCYHWHSKIVKVQPGNSGLAWHQDYDHWYQDGCLFPQLLTCTIALSPTNKDNGCLQVIKKSHLLGRINHIIVEDKGYQNIPESKRLAKILEKFEVVYCEIEPGDAIFFHANTLHGSGFNASDTSRLLMHCSYNAVNNVPFIQEGQDHHQYRPLIKLPDSIIKEGGYDSVWQQHEFHPSETENSLGKGVFYRQAWTS, from the coding sequence ATGAATCTGACGCAACAATCACCCCTCTCAAATTCAATCCTTGAGTCAAACCAACCCCTGAGCACCTCTCGCCCCCTCTCTGTCGAGCAGGTAAACCAGTATCACGAAGATGGGTTTATTATCATCCCTCAATTTTTTGAGTCAGAGGAGATAGAGCCTTTACAACGATTACTCGAAAACGATCCAGATCTTAACGGTTACTGGACACAAAGAAATACCAATAAACAGGGTGATAACTTTCGGGTTTCGGTTTGGACAGAACTCGGAAACACCCTATTCGGCGTAATTCCTCGAATCGCTCGGATGGTTGATGCCACCGAAGCCTTACTCGGCGAACCCTGTTACCATTGGCACTCAAAAATTGTCAAAGTTCAGCCCGGAAACAGTGGTTTAGCATGGCATCAAGACTACGATCATTGGTATCAAGATGGCTGTCTGTTTCCCCAACTCCTCACTTGTACCATTGCCCTCAGCCCCACCAATAAAGATAATGGCTGTTTGCAAGTGATCAAGAAATCTCATTTACTGGGTCGGATTAATCATATAATCGTAGAAGATAAAGGATACCAGAATATTCCAGAATCCAAGCGATTAGCCAAAATATTGGAAAAATTTGAGGTAGTGTACTGCGAAATAGAACCCGGAGACGCTATATTTTTTCACGCCAACACCCTCCATGGTTCCGGTTTCAATGCTTCTGATACATCTCGTCTGTTAATGCACTGTTCTTATAACGCCGTTAATAATGTCCCCTTTATTCAAGAAGGGCAAGATCATCATCAATACCGCCCCCTAATTAAACTGCCGGATTCGATTATTAAAGAGGGTGGCTACGACTCAGTATGGCAGCAGCATGAATTCCACCCCAGCGAAACTGAGAATAGTTTAGGCAAAGGCGTATTTTATCGCCAAGCTTGGACATCATAA
- a CDS encoding Uma2 family endonuclease, translated as MTTVTTQPKITWEKLPDDFPLPDDPVDNIDQPTLAAALSDSLEQTGRLQETMLVATNYGVCARLDGKIVVKAPDWMYVPRINVSQEIVRRSYTPHLQGDIPGIVIEFLSDTEGSEYSSKPTYPPGKWYFYEQVLRVPQYGIFEPEEGVLEMYQLNDAGHYVLQPPQQNRYWVEALGLFLGVWQGRKGNRQGYWLRWWDESGQLVPWGVELVEQERLRAEQERLRAEQERLRVQALIEQLRAAGIEPEV; from the coding sequence ATGACGACGGTAACAACTCAGCCTAAAATTACCTGGGAGAAGCTACCCGATGATTTTCCCTTACCCGATGATCCAGTGGATAATATTGATCAGCCCACATTAGCCGCCGCACTCAGCGACAGTTTAGAACAAACCGGGCGATTGCAAGAAACGATGCTCGTCGCCACAAATTACGGTGTCTGCGCTCGGTTAGATGGCAAGATTGTGGTTAAAGCTCCCGATTGGATGTATGTACCTCGGATTAATGTATCCCAAGAGATTGTCCGCCGCAGTTATACGCCACACCTGCAAGGGGATATTCCAGGAATTGTCATTGAATTTCTCTCCGATACAGAAGGCAGTGAATATTCGAGCAAGCCGACTTATCCTCCAGGGAAATGGTATTTTTATGAGCAAGTGTTGCGAGTTCCCCAATATGGGATTTTTGAACCTGAAGAAGGTGTGCTGGAAATGTATCAGCTCAATGATGCTGGACATTATGTCTTGCAGCCGCCACAACAGAACCGCTATTGGGTAGAAGCACTGGGTTTATTTTTAGGTGTGTGGCAAGGAAGGAAGGGAAACCGTCAGGGGTATTGGTTGCGGTGGTGGGATGAATCTGGGCAACTTGTACCCTGGGGGGTAGAATTGGTTGAACAAGAACGACTTCGAGCTGAACAAGAACGACTTCGGGCTGAACAAGAACGACTTCGAGTTCAAGCCTTGATTGAACAGTTACGAGCGGCTGGAATTGAGCCAGAGGTTTGA